Proteins encoded within one genomic window of Dama dama isolate Ldn47 unplaced genomic scaffold, ASM3311817v1 ptg000209l, whole genome shotgun sequence:
- the LOC133053750 gene encoding chromodomain Y-like protein isoform X2, which produces MASEELYDVERVIDKRQNKKGKTEYVVQWKGYGREDATWEPEQHLVNCEECIHDFNRQHTGKQKEGTLTRAKRTSPNNGQNQISRSTNSSFSKAAPKALVVGKEHEAKSSPPFTASQKFQESSARGLATYKYMDLARLGNRILVPKSPIKSGTVLDSFQDESPENPDPMKQGPEDTAAPEAAAEKQIGDLLSPEPEPLMMGSRPWIHPLLPRASGPVKATMATGLAMKGKGMKAGKKKFMKDRQDQPFNKQLRFSVWQRERAYRYRDIVVRKQDGFTHILLSTKSSENNSLNPEVMKELQRALSMANADDSNLVLLSAVGSVFCCGLDFLYFIRRLPDNRKRESARMAEAIRNFVNIFIQFKKPIVVAVNGPAIGLGASILPLCDVVWANEKAWFQTPYTTFGQSPDGCSTVMFPKIMGGASANEMLFRGRKLTAQEACSKGLVSQVFWPGTFTQEVMVRIKELASCNRVVLEESKALVRCNMRLELERANERECEVLKKIWGSAQGIDSMRKYLKCKTDDF; this is translated from the exons ATGGCCTCCGAGGAGCTGTATGACGTTGAAAGGGTCATTGACAAGAGGcaaaacaagaaagggaagaCGGAGTATGTGGTTCAGTGGAAAGGCTATGGCAGGGAGGATGCCACATGGGAGCCAGAGCAGCACCTGGTGAACTGCGAGGAGTGCATCCACGACTTTAACCGGCAGCACACCGGGAAGCAGAAGGAGGGCACCCTCACTAGAGCCAAGCGGACCTCCCCAAACAATGGCCAGAATCAGATCTCCAGATCCACCAACAGCAGCTTCTCCAAGGCCGCCCCCAAGGCCCTAGTGGTGGGCAAGGAGCACGAAGCCAAGAGCAGCCCGCCGTTTACTGCCAGCCAGAAGTTCCAGGAGAGCTCTGCACGGGGCCTGGCCACCTACAAGTACATGGACCTGGCCCGGTTGGGCAACAGGATTCTCGTGCCCAAGAGCCCCATAAAGAGTGGGACTGTGCTGGACAGCTTTCAGGACGAGAGCCCCGAGAATCCGGACCCCATGAAGCAGGGGCCGGAAGACACAGCAGCCCCAGAGGCGGCAGCCGAGAAGCAGATCGGGGACCTACTGAGCCCAGAGCCAGAGCCTTTGATGATGGGGAGCCGGCCCTGGATACACCCATTGTTGCCACGGGCGTCGGGCCCCGTGAAGGCCACCATGGCCACAGGGCTGGCCATGAAAGGGAA GGGCATGAAAGCTGGGAAGAAGAAGTTCATGAAGGACAGGCAAGACCAGCCCTTTAACAAGCAGCTGCGCTTCAGCGTGTGGCAGAGGGAGAGAGCCTACAGGTACCGGGACATTGTGGTCCGGAAGCAGGACggcttcacccacatcctgctGTCCACCAAGTCATCCGAGAACAACTCGCTGAACCCGGAGGTGATGAAGGAGCTGCAGAGAGCGCTGAGCATGGCCAACGCCGACGACAGCAACCTGGTGTTGCTCAGCGCTGTGGGCAGTGTCTTCTGCTGCGGCCTGGACTTCCTCTACTTCATCCGGCGCCTGCCAGATAACCGCAAGAGGGAGAGCGCCAGAATGGCTGAGGCCATCAGAAACTTCGTGAACATCTTCATCCAGTTCAAGAAGCCTATTGTCGTAGCTGTGAATGGCCCGGCCATTGGGCTCGGAGCATCCATCCTGCCTCTCTGTGATGTGGTCTGGGCCAACGAAAAGGCATGGTTCCAGACGCCCTATACCACCTTCGGACAGAGTCCAGACGGCTGTTCCACCGTCATGTTCCCCAAGATTATGGGAGGAGCATCTGCCAACGAAATGCTGTTCAGAGGGCGGAAGCTAACAGCACAGGAGGCGTGCAGCAAAGGGCTGGTCTCCCAGGTGTTCTGGCCTGGGACCTTCACCCAGGAAGTCATGGTTCGCATCAAGGAGCTCGCCTCTTGCAACCGTGTCGTGCTGGAGGAATCCAAGGCCCTTGTGCGCTGCAACatgaggctggagctggagcgGGCCAATGAGCGGGAGTGTGAGGTGCTCAAGAAGATATGGGGCTCCGCGCAGGGCATCGACTCCATGCGCAAGTACCTGAAGTGCAAGACCGACGATTTCTGA
- the LOC133053750 gene encoding chromodomain Y-like protein isoform X1 — protein MASEELYDVERVIDKRQNKKGKTEYVVQWKGYGREDATWEPEQHLVNCEECIHDFNRQHTGKQKEGTLTRAKRTSPNNGQNQISRSTNSSFSKAAPKALVVGKEHEAKSSPPFTASQKFQESSARGLATYKYMDLARLGNRILVPKSPIKSGTVLDSFQDESPENPDPMKQGPEDTAAPEAAAEKQIGDLLSPEPEPLMMGSRPWIHPLLPRASGPVKATMATGLAMKGNGTSDLVDALPVNCTSPLQTSVMGMKAGKKKFMKDRQDQPFNKQLRFSVWQRERAYRYRDIVVRKQDGFTHILLSTKSSENNSLNPEVMKELQRALSMANADDSNLVLLSAVGSVFCCGLDFLYFIRRLPDNRKRESARMAEAIRNFVNIFIQFKKPIVVAVNGPAIGLGASILPLCDVVWANEKAWFQTPYTTFGQSPDGCSTVMFPKIMGGASANEMLFRGRKLTAQEACSKGLVSQVFWPGTFTQEVMVRIKELASCNRVVLEESKALVRCNMRLELERANERECEVLKKIWGSAQGIDSMRKYLKCKTDDF, from the coding sequence ATGGCCTCCGAGGAGCTGTATGACGTTGAAAGGGTCATTGACAAGAGGcaaaacaagaaagggaagaCGGAGTATGTGGTTCAGTGGAAAGGCTATGGCAGGGAGGATGCCACATGGGAGCCAGAGCAGCACCTGGTGAACTGCGAGGAGTGCATCCACGACTTTAACCGGCAGCACACCGGGAAGCAGAAGGAGGGCACCCTCACTAGAGCCAAGCGGACCTCCCCAAACAATGGCCAGAATCAGATCTCCAGATCCACCAACAGCAGCTTCTCCAAGGCCGCCCCCAAGGCCCTAGTGGTGGGCAAGGAGCACGAAGCCAAGAGCAGCCCGCCGTTTACTGCCAGCCAGAAGTTCCAGGAGAGCTCTGCACGGGGCCTGGCCACCTACAAGTACATGGACCTGGCCCGGTTGGGCAACAGGATTCTCGTGCCCAAGAGCCCCATAAAGAGTGGGACTGTGCTGGACAGCTTTCAGGACGAGAGCCCCGAGAATCCGGACCCCATGAAGCAGGGGCCGGAAGACACAGCAGCCCCAGAGGCGGCAGCCGAGAAGCAGATCGGGGACCTACTGAGCCCAGAGCCAGAGCCTTTGATGATGGGGAGCCGGCCCTGGATACACCCATTGTTGCCACGGGCGTCGGGCCCCGTGAAGGCCACCATGGCCACAGGGCTGGCCATGAAAGGGAATGGCACGTCCGATTTGGTGGACGCACTTCCAGTCAACTGCACAAGTCCCCTGCAGACGTCAGTCATGGGCATGAAAGCTGGGAAGAAGAAGTTCATGAAGGACAGGCAAGACCAGCCCTTTAACAAGCAGCTGCGCTTCAGCGTGTGGCAGAGGGAGAGAGCCTACAGGTACCGGGACATTGTGGTCCGGAAGCAGGACggcttcacccacatcctgctGTCCACCAAGTCATCCGAGAACAACTCGCTGAACCCGGAGGTGATGAAGGAGCTGCAGAGAGCGCTGAGCATGGCCAACGCCGACGACAGCAACCTGGTGTTGCTCAGCGCTGTGGGCAGTGTCTTCTGCTGCGGCCTGGACTTCCTCTACTTCATCCGGCGCCTGCCAGATAACCGCAAGAGGGAGAGCGCCAGAATGGCTGAGGCCATCAGAAACTTCGTGAACATCTTCATCCAGTTCAAGAAGCCTATTGTCGTAGCTGTGAATGGCCCGGCCATTGGGCTCGGAGCATCCATCCTGCCTCTCTGTGATGTGGTCTGGGCCAACGAAAAGGCATGGTTCCAGACGCCCTATACCACCTTCGGACAGAGTCCAGACGGCTGTTCCACCGTCATGTTCCCCAAGATTATGGGAGGAGCATCTGCCAACGAAATGCTGTTCAGAGGGCGGAAGCTAACAGCACAGGAGGCGTGCAGCAAAGGGCTGGTCTCCCAGGTGTTCTGGCCTGGGACCTTCACCCAGGAAGTCATGGTTCGCATCAAGGAGCTCGCCTCTTGCAACCGTGTCGTGCTGGAGGAATCCAAGGCCCTTGTGCGCTGCAACatgaggctggagctggagcgGGCCAATGAGCGGGAGTGTGAGGTGCTCAAGAAGATATGGGGCTCCGCGCAGGGCATCGACTCCATGCGCAAGTACCTGAAGTGCAAGACCGACGATTTCTGA